In the Plectropomus leopardus isolate mb unplaced genomic scaffold, YSFRI_Pleo_2.0 unplaced_scaffold2007, whole genome shotgun sequence genome, one interval contains:
- the LOC121965452 gene encoding multifunctional procollagen lysine hydroxylase and glycosyltransferase LH3-like — protein sequence MCRLRRVLGLGEEWKGGDVARTVGGGQKVRWLKRELLKHADKKDTVILFVDSYDVIFASGPEELLSKFSRLGHRVVFSAEGFCWPDQRLASRYPEVHSGKRYLNSGGFIGFAPELSTIVQQWKYKDNDDD from the exons ATGTGCAGACtaagacgt gtgctgGGTCTGGGGGAGGAGTGGAAGGGAGGCGACGTGGCTCGGACGGTGGGCGGAGGTCAGAAGGTCAGATGGTTGAAGAGAGAGCTGCTCAAACACGCTGACAAGAAGGACACGGTCATCCTGTTTGTggacag TTATGACGTGATCTTTGCGTCGGGTCCCGAGGAGCTGTTGTCCAAATTTTCCCGTCTGGGTCACAGAGTGGTTTTCTCCGCTGAGGGCTTCTGCTGGCCCGACCAGAGACTGGCCTCCAGATACCCAGAGGTGCATTCTGGGAAACGCTACCTCAACTCAGGAG ggttcaTCGGCTTTGCTCCAGAGCTCAGCACGATCGTCCAGCAGTGGAAGTACAAAGACAACGATGACGac